In one window of Erythrolamprus reginae isolate rEryReg1 chromosome 1, rEryReg1.hap1, whole genome shotgun sequence DNA:
- the LOC139158923 gene encoding olfactory receptor 5AR1-like, with product MEKFLFNHSRVTQFIFLGITSKPELKLPLFILFLIVYIITVVANLAIIFIIRFDVRLHTPMYFFLSNLAFADISYSSAITPKMLVDILMEKKIIGIFGCAVQMFFVVLGGSSECLLLAVMAFDRYVAICRPLNYPIIMSEKWCSWLVAVSYVLSICYSVFYNVCVFSLHFCGPNVIDHFFCDIPPLLKLSCSDTHIHQIVIFVQVSINCISTTLIILISYACILSTLLRIHSNTSKSKAFSTCSSHLIVVSLFYGAIFFMYLRPSSTYTLQEDKVASLFYTVVIPMLNPLIYSLRNKDIKEAFQKILGKLL from the coding sequence ATGGAGAAGTTTCTGTTCAATCACTCAAGAGTTACCCAATTTATTTTTCTGGGTATTACAAGTAAGCCCGAACTCAAACTCCCtttattcattttgtttttaattgtgtaTATCATTACTGTGGTAGCAAATTTGGCGATTATTTTTATAATCCGATTTGATGTCCGGCTTCACACTCCTATGTATTTCTTCCTTAGTAATCTGGCTTTTGCAGATATCAGTTATTCATCAGCCATTACTCCTAAAATGTTGGTGGATATTTTAATGGAGAAAAAAATCATTGGAATATTTGGCTGTGCAGTTCAAATGTTCTTTGTTGTCCTTGGTGGGAGCAGTGAATGTCTTCTACTAGCTGTGATGGCCTTTGATCGCTATGTGGCCATCTGTCGCCCACTGAATTATCCAATCATCATGTCAGAAAAATGGTGTAGCTGGCTAGTAGCTGTTTCATATGTTCTAAGCATTTGTTATTCAGTTTTCTATAATGTGTGTGTCTTTAGTTTACACTTTTGTGGACCAAATGTGATTGATCATTTTTTTTGTGATATCCCTCCACTGCTAAAACTTTCATGCTCTGATACTCACATTCATCAGATAGTGATATTTGTACAAGTAAGTATAAATTGTATAAGCACTACACTGATCATTCTGATTTCATATGCCTGTATTCTGTCTACTCTTCTGAGGATCCACTCCAATACGAGCAAATCCAAAGCCTTTTCTACCTGTTCTTCTCATTTGATTGTTGTCAGCTTATTCTATGGGGCAATCTTTTTTATGTACTTACGGCCCAGTTCCACATATACACTGCAAGAAGACAAAGTGGCATCTTTGTTTTACACAGTGGTGATTCCCATGCTGAACCCTCTCATCTACAGTTTGAGGAACAAAGATATAAAGGAGGCATTTCAGAAAATTTTGGGGAAATTGCTGTAA